A genomic region of Arachis hypogaea cultivar Tifrunner chromosome 5, arahy.Tifrunner.gnm2.J5K5, whole genome shotgun sequence contains the following coding sequences:
- the LOC112803748 gene encoding F-box/kelch-repeat protein At3g06240-like, protein MAKFQLPLPIIPDELLQEIFLRSSAKAVGRCMCLNKFWHRQLRQPKTCIHHMRRQKVLDQHVLFHVGYSLLLMGSDSLYIVNAASGEEVNVQHPFGVGIHGWFRFVGVSNGNICFKFSRERDDTRLLVWNPITQCSREISDPHRDHGRSFFPVYGFGHVPNSDAYTVIHMCKRDIADAYVFFSRYCSRRSTWFHCIDCLPGVEKIDPNSVFNNGQAYWITGTGDSYATPKSVLCYSVEDESFSEVSIPIGAIYTVHNLLTHKEKVALLAHTHN, encoded by the coding sequence ATGGCTAAATTCCAACTTCCCTTGCCGATTATTCCGGATGAACTGCTACAAGAAATTTTCCTGCGTAGTAGTGCCAAAGCTGTAGGGAGATGTATGTGCTTGAATAAATTCTGGCACCGACAGCTCCGCCAACCAAAGACATGCATACACCACATGCGAAGGCAGAAAGTGTTAGATCAACATGTTTTGTTTCATGTTGGATACTCACTACTGTTAATGGGTTCAGATTCACTATATATAGTGAATGCTGCTTCTGGAGAAGAAGTAAATGTTCAGCATCCTTTCGGAGTTGGCATCCATGGGTGGTTTCGTTTTGTGGGAGTGTCAAACGGGAACATATGTTTCAAGTTCTCTCGTGAACGAGACGACACAAGACTTTTGGTATGGAATCCGATAACACAATGCTCTAGAGAAATTTCCGACCCCCACAGGGACCACGGTAGATCGTTTTTCCCAGTATATGGTTTCGGTCATGTTCCAAACTCAGATGCATACACAGTCATACATATGTGCAAAAGGGACATAGCTGATGCCTACGTTTTTTTCTCTAGATATTGTTCAAGGCGTTCTACATGGTTTCACTGCATTGATTGTCTCCCTGGTGTAGAAAAAATTGACCCTAACTCTGTTTTTAATAATGGTCAGGCGTATTGGATAACTGGCACAGGAGATAGCTATGCTACACCCAAGTCTGTTTTATGTTACAGTGTTGAAGATGAATCATTTAGCGAGGTGTCTATCCCTATAGGTGCAATATATACCGTTCACAATTTACTAACCCACAAGGAAAAAGTTGCACTCCTCGCTCATACACACAACTAA